The following proteins are co-located in the Methylocystis heyeri genome:
- a CDS encoding transposase, whose amino-acid sequence MAMRRETGAQGDLVVTWAEFPRSPGHAFYDALQKVLQGADFDVFVENACKPYYAAKMGAPSLPPGRYFRMHMVGYFEGLDSERGIVWRCADSFSLRDFLRLSTREKVPDHSWLSKTRSRLPHEVHEKVFGFVLKLVAERGLVKGERIGVDGSTMEANAALRSIVRRDNGETYHAMLERMAKESGIATPSAEDLARFDRKRTAKKLSNEDWTSATDAEAKIARMKDGTTHLAYKPEHAVDLDTGVIVAAPIHEADKGDTTTLGDTLETAKANLSAVGLAPTPDDPCEIIADKGYHSREVLKDLDDGDWKSRIAEPLPAKGYLRWRGDEAARDAVYANRARLKSGVGRAAMRKRGELVERSFAHVLDRGGMRRAWLRGRENVAKRYLIHVAGFNLGVLMRALTGCGTPKEAASAKNALLFAVQTDIAAAIIIIAEFEGAPAIFTVVVMPEPD is encoded by the coding sequence ATGGCGATGCGGCGTGAGACGGGTGCGCAGGGCGATTTGGTGGTCACGTGGGCCGAGTTTCCGCGCTCTCCCGGCCACGCGTTTTACGACGCGCTTCAGAAGGTTTTGCAGGGCGCCGACTTCGATGTTTTCGTCGAGAACGCCTGCAAGCCCTACTACGCGGCGAAGATGGGCGCGCCGTCGCTGCCACCAGGGCGCTATTTCCGCATGCACATGGTCGGCTACTTCGAAGGGCTCGACAGCGAACGCGGCATCGTATGGCGCTGCGCGGACTCTTTTTCGCTGCGGGATTTCCTGCGTCTTTCGACGCGCGAGAAAGTTCCGGATCATTCGTGGCTGTCGAAGACGCGCTCGCGTCTGCCGCACGAGGTTCACGAGAAGGTTTTCGGCTTCGTCCTGAAGCTCGTCGCCGAGCGCGGCCTCGTGAAGGGCGAGCGGATCGGTGTCGACGGTTCGACCATGGAGGCGAACGCGGCGCTGCGCAGCATCGTGCGGCGCGACAATGGCGAGACTTATCACGCGATGCTCGAACGCATGGCGAAGGAAAGCGGGATCGCGACCCCGAGCGCCGAGGATTTGGCGCGTTTCGACCGCAAGCGCACGGCTAAGAAGCTCTCGAACGAGGATTGGACGAGCGCCACGGACGCCGAGGCGAAGATCGCGCGGATGAAGGACGGGACGACGCATCTCGCCTACAAGCCGGAGCACGCGGTCGATCTCGACACAGGCGTGATCGTCGCCGCGCCGATCCATGAGGCCGACAAGGGCGATACGACGACGCTCGGCGACACGCTGGAGACGGCGAAGGCCAATCTCTCCGCCGTCGGCCTCGCGCCGACGCCGGACGATCCCTGCGAAATCATCGCGGACAAGGGCTATCATTCGCGCGAGGTTTTGAAGGACCTCGACGACGGCGACTGGAAGAGCCGGATCGCCGAGCCTTTGCCGGCGAAAGGCTATTTACGCTGGCGAGGCGACGAAGCGGCGCGTGACGCGGTCTACGCCAACCGCGCGCGGCTGAAATCCGGCGTCGGACGCGCCGCCATGCGCAAGCGCGGCGAACTGGTCGAACGCAGCTTCGCCCATGTGCTCGATCGCGGCGGCATGCGTCGGGCTTGGCTTCGAGGCCGCGAGAATGTCGCCAAACGATACCTGATCCACGTCGCTGGGTTCAATCTCGGCGTGCTGATGCGTGCGCTCACCGGATGCGGCACGCCGAAGGAGGCTGCGAGCGCCAAAAACGCCCTCTTGTTCGCAGTTCAGACGGATATTGCCGCGGCAATCATCATCATCGCCGAATTCGAGGGCGCGCCGGCCATCTTCACCGTCGTCGTCATGCCAGAACCCGATTGA
- a CDS encoding copper oxidase, with protein sequence MFRSICVAIASFGAALLGERSQGLAATISEPPVIASANGVIDIMMIAQAGTVNSFDVAGFYPTGWFYTVCPRPESGTTCPSGANTISPYGGLRLALQPGDKLKIRFVNKLPAVPPDQIERIVDDALLALNPTNLHTHGLIVLAAANKVAPPATPVYGDFVFTSIFNPANGDPDAGGASAHAMLHSHGDVVKTGVADYDIQIPANHPAGSFWFHPHVHGIALNQLSAGLSGIITIGKAASYACGDEDCAKPILETDIRHLIIKDMQVLAGNAPQFQEDPGFCANQPDKTPIGNGMCAGDPGAYAGGSWFFTLNGQRYPTIPVASGDGELWRFTNASGSASYDLQLVDDATGQPMAVQVVSIDGVSLSFPAGSTAGQIMQVGGNRIKLARCGPPPHPRGASSAASVDAPGALTDGLAQSYSSMPVCATDLFLTSATRVEIHVAYRNADNVLTVAPRGATATLRSAGVQTGPGGDSWPAVNLARVTFSAGAPHRITEAVHVVKGAASSVRAYDGIFKAAATDAARAPLPAGCAALAPGHRRRIYFGNPNVPGGVGPGQDAEGNAIFGLGYEEIDPFGAPVPGTFVDLTRFDPSQLVCLPLGPGQTAR encoded by the coding sequence ATGTTTCGATCGATTTGCGTCGCCATCGCCTCCTTTGGAGCCGCGCTCCTTGGCGAACGATCGCAAGGTCTGGCCGCCACTATCAGCGAGCCGCCGGTCATCGCCAGCGCCAATGGCGTGATCGACATCATGATGATCGCCCAGGCAGGAACGGTGAATTCTTTTGATGTCGCGGGCTTCTACCCGACTGGCTGGTTCTACACGGTCTGTCCGCGCCCCGAGTCGGGCACGACGTGTCCATCCGGCGCGAATACAATCAGCCCATACGGAGGCCTTCGGCTGGCGCTGCAACCCGGCGACAAACTGAAAATCCGCTTCGTCAACAAGCTGCCGGCCGTGCCGCCGGATCAAATCGAGCGGATCGTGGACGATGCGCTGCTGGCGCTCAACCCCACCAATCTGCACACGCACGGACTGATCGTCCTGGCAGCCGCCAACAAGGTCGCGCCGCCGGCGACCCCGGTCTATGGCGACTTTGTCTTCACCTCGATCTTCAATCCCGCCAATGGCGATCCCGATGCGGGCGGCGCAAGCGCCCACGCCATGCTTCATTCCCATGGCGACGTGGTGAAGACCGGGGTCGCGGATTACGACATTCAGATACCGGCTAACCATCCGGCCGGTTCCTTTTGGTTCCATCCGCATGTGCACGGCATCGCGTTGAATCAATTGTCCGCTGGCCTTTCCGGCATCATCACCATTGGCAAGGCGGCGTCCTACGCTTGCGGCGACGAGGACTGCGCTAAGCCGATCCTCGAAACAGACATTCGCCACTTGATCATCAAGGACATGCAGGTTCTTGCGGGCAACGCGCCGCAGTTCCAGGAAGACCCCGGTTTCTGCGCCAATCAGCCGGACAAAACCCCGATCGGAAACGGCATGTGCGCCGGCGATCCCGGCGCCTACGCCGGCGGCTCCTGGTTTTTCACGCTGAACGGCCAGCGATATCCGACCATCCCGGTCGCTTCCGGCGATGGCGAGCTGTGGCGTTTCACCAACGCATCTGGCAGCGCCAGTTACGATCTCCAACTCGTCGACGACGCCACGGGGCAGCCGATGGCCGTGCAAGTCGTCTCGATCGACGGCGTTTCGCTCAGCTTCCCCGCCGGCTCGACAGCGGGGCAAATCATGCAAGTCGGCGGCAATCGCATCAAATTGGCTCGTTGTGGGCCGCCGCCACATCCGCGGGGAGCGAGTTCCGCAGCTTCGGTGGACGCTCCTGGCGCGCTGACGGATGGGCTCGCGCAGAGCTATTCGTCCATGCCGGTTTGCGCCACCGATCTCTTCCTGACGTCCGCGACGAGAGTCGAAATCCACGTCGCCTACCGAAACGCCGACAATGTTCTGACCGTTGCCCCGAGGGGCGCGACGGCGACCTTGCGTTCGGCGGGCGTGCAGACCGGGCCGGGCGGCGATTCCTGGCCCGCCGTGAATTTGGCTCGGGTGACGTTCTCGGCGGGCGCGCCCCACCGGATCACGGAAGCCGTTCACGTCGTCAAGGGCGCGGCAAGCAGCGTAAGAGCTTATGACGGCATCTTCAAAGCCGCGGCGACAGACGCCGCCCGAGCGCCCCTACCTGCCGGTTGCGCGGCCTTGGCCCCTGGACATCGCCGCCGCATCTATTTCGGCAACCCGAATGTCCCCGGCGGAGTCGGTCCTGGACAGGACGCCGAGGGCAACGCAATTTTCGGCCTGGGCTACGAAGAGATTGATCCGTTTGGCGCCCCAGTGCCCGGAACTTTCGTCGATCTGACCCGGTTCGACCCCAGCCAGCTTGTCTGTCTGCCGCTCGGTCCTGGCCAAACAGCGCGGTGA